One part of the Mytilus trossulus isolate FHL-02 chromosome 11, PNRI_Mtr1.1.1.hap1, whole genome shotgun sequence genome encodes these proteins:
- the LOC134690537 gene encoding thyroid hormone-induced protein B-like has translation MSPSAVYCAVMCKTFKTCTFYSYNVADKTCLIYSKSESSMTLVTNENYKIYQPECTDFSCYNCGFETDARCMFENSIQDDIDWERITGSTLSSGTGPTSAAEGSYYIYIEATSVAVGAKAILTSESASLMGTNYCLSFQYHMMGKPGSLKVFAGDKSSTLTSIWEKIGVQPDDTQWKTANVDIPQFSYPLITIEATRGSSFESDISIDDLTLNPGTCN, from the exons ATGTCACCTTCAGCAGTGTATTGTGCTGTTATGTGCAAAACGTTTAAAACGTGTACGTTTTACAGCTATAATGTTGCTGACAAAACTTGCTTGATTTATTCAAAGTCCGAGAGCAGTATGACACTTGTTACAAATGAAAACTATAAGATATACCAACCAG AGTGTACAGACTTTTCATGTTATAATTGTGGATTTGAGACGGATGCACGATGTATGTTTGAGAACTCAATTCAGGATGATATTGATTGGGAACGTATTACT GGTAGTACCCTGTCTTCAGGTACTGGGCCCACAAGTGCAGCTGAAGGAAGCTACTACATATACATAGAGGCGACAAGTGTTGCAGTAGGCGCTAAGGCTATACTTACGAGTGAATCTGCTAGCTTAATGG GAACTAATTACTGTCTGTCATTCCAGTATCATATGATGGGAAAACCTGGATCATTAAAAGTATTTGCTGGGGACAAATCATCTACTTTGACGAGTATCTGGGAGAAAATTGGAGTTCAACCCGACGATACTCAGTGGAAGACTGCTAATGTAGACATACCACAATTTAGTTATCCTCTT atcACCATAGAAGCGACAAGAGGTTCCTCATTCGAGAGTGACATTTCTATTGATGATCTTACTCTCAATCCTGGTACATGTA ACTAG